One stretch of Podospora pseudoanserina strain CBS 124.78 chromosome 4, whole genome shotgun sequence DNA includes these proteins:
- a CDS encoding hypothetical protein (COG:S; EggNog:ENOG503NWSN): MNNMAGMAGMAGMAGMASMGGPVNAPMGMMNNGGLAPQVAQRHGSDQHRTLLNTYIYEYFIRSGMWECARAVLNADSDINVKKQSPGHSNGLGDDPMDTDSKDLLDKRPDDLPAPNVPVHVNESCFLFDWFSLFWTMFSHQKTPGQPGGQIVNQYVQHTQAQSRMKQEEQRNLLRNMRPDAYNQQQYQNHMMRMQNGAAMNMGVKPGNNLQRAAMANNQNPQTMQMLQQNKVAGQMQRDPSDMEGNRVRPGSPASAENAPSPSKRPRLDGGAPFNPQVGVMMPNGRPQGMPGQQQVGNGPDSARALLLQNGINPTQLNPDQLQAFISASPHVQAKSLATYSANLQQHHGNQMPNKPMANAVGPQGQGSPMVPQGPDAPTLNQYYNPNDMGAAGMRPVQGNGQATGGSNHALQDYQMQLMLLEQQNKKRLMMARQEQDLGTSNMPRPDGPPGGPPGPNAQGFQQGTSPPGGRSGASPNPEQMKRAQQMNNAANMGGSPLPDGAVQSRSSPNAMNFMDGNNMVPNGGPQFMNMQMNGAGMRPPNSHPNPQFNPQQQLAHQQMMAQRQGQAMQGPGMQWAPGGPNGQLPGQGPPPQIQGTPTQAQRTMGPPSAPNAAANAANSRNATSSPQVSTAAPPTPQAANKPAPKKKETKNSKAKTAQKKTNNNLNNTAATPAGDENAQEAPTPATPITPSNPANFAKNQNINAGPVVPNGQPAVQQPPPQAPPVAAPQHQDPNNLYMDTGAMEYPLGFADPTQSNDVLTDFDFDSFLHDGANGDDGVGNFDFGGTGFGMDDGTNTIGTAD; this comes from the exons ATGAACAACATGGCAGGCATGGCAGGCATGGCAGGCATGGCAGGCATGGCAAGCATGGGCGGCCCGGTCAACGCTCCCATGGGCATGATGAACAATGGCGGCCTCGCGCCCCAAGTCGCCCAACGCCATGGCTCTGACCAGCACAGGACGCTGCTCAACACATACATCTACGAGTACTTCATCCGCTCTGGCATGTGGGAATGCGCCCGTGCTGTCCTCAACGCCGACAGCGACATCAACGTCAAGAAGCAAAGTCCGGGGCATAGCAACGGTCTCGGCGACGACCCCATGGACACAGACTCGAAGGACCTCCTCGATAAGCGACCAGACGACCTGCCCGCGCCTAACGTGCCCGTGCATGTCAACGAGAGTTGCTTCTTGTTTGACTGGTTCTCTCTCTTCTGGACCATGTTCTCGCACCAAAAGACTCCCGGCCAACCCGGAGGACAAATTGTCAACCAATATGTTCAACATACTCAG GCACAATCTCGCATGAAGCAAGAAGAACAGCGAAACCTGCTGCGCAACATGCGTCCCGATGCGTACAATCAGCAGCAGTACCAGAACCACATGATGCGCATGCAAAATGGCGCCGCCATGAACATGGGTGTGAAGCCGGGCAACAACCTCCAGAGGGCCGCCATGGCCAACAACCAAAA CCCTCAAACGATGCAGATGCTCCAGCAGAACAAGGTCGCCGGCCAGATGCAACGCGACCCCTCCGACATGGAAGGCAACCGGGTAAGGCCTGGATCGCCAGCGTCGGCCGAGAATgcgccatccccatccaagAGACCGCGCCTTGACGGCGGCGCCCCGTTTAATCCCCAAGTGGGCGTCATGATGCCGAACGGGAGACCGCAGGGCATGCCGGGTCAGCAGCAGGTAGGAAACGGCCCCGATTCAGCACGAGCACTACTGCTTCAGAATGGCATCAACCCAACGCAGCTGAATCCTGACCAGCTCCAGGCCTTCATCTCTGCCTCTCCACACGTACAAGCAAAGTCTCTTGCCACGTACTCGGCTAACCTCCAACAGCACCATGGCAACCAGATGCCCAACAAACCCATGGCAAACGCCGTCGGTCCACAAGGCCAGGGCTCCCCGATGGTACCCCAAGGCCCCGACGCCCCAACTCTGAACCAATACTACAATCCCAACGACATGGGCGCCGCCGGCATGAGGCCCGTCCAAGGCAACGGACAAGCGACGGGCGGTAGCAACCATGCGTTGCAGGACTATCAGATGCAGTTGATGCTGCTCGAGCAGCAGAATAAGAAGCGGCTGATGATGGCTCGCCAGGAGCAGGATCTTGGCACCAGCAACATGCCTCGCCCTGACGGACCCCCCGGCGGACCCCCAGGACCCAATGCCCAAGGCTTCCAGCAGGGCACTTCCCCGCCAGGAGGCCGAAGCGGTGcttcccccaaccccgaGCAGATGAAGCGCGCCCAGCAGATGAACAACGCTGCCAACATGGGCGGCTCTCCCCTTCCCGACGGAGCGGTCCAGTCCCGAAGCTCCCCGAACGCCATGAACTTTATGGATGGCAACAACATGGTTCCCAACGGAGGCCCGCAGTTTATGAACATGCAGATGAACGGTGCCGGCATGCGCCCTCCAAACTCGCACCCGAACCCGCAGTTcaacccccaacagcagctggcTCACCAGCAAATGATGGCGCAACGCCAGGGGCAGGCCATGCAGGGTCCGGGAATGCAGTGGGCTCCAGGCGGGCCTAACGGACAACTCCCCGGCCaaggacctcctcctcagatcCAAGGAACACCAACTCAGGCGCAGCGGACGATGGGCCCTCCATCGGCGCCTAATGCTGCTGCGAACGCTGCAAACTCTCGCAACGCCACATCGTCACCCCAAGTGagcaccgccgccccccctACCCCACAGGCTGCCAATAAGCCTgcgccgaagaagaaggaaaccAAGAATTCCAAGGCCAAG ACCGcacagaagaagacgaacaATAACCTCAACAACACGGCGGCCACGCCTGCCGGCGACGAGAATGCGCAGGAGGCGCCAACACCAGCGACGCCCATCACCCCGTCGAACCCGGCCAACTTTGCAAAGAACCAGAACATCAACGCTGGTCCGGTGGTTCCCAACGGCCAGCCAGCTGtccaacagcctcctccccaagcgCCACCAGTGGCCGCCCCTCAACATCAGGATCCCAACAATTTGTACATGGATACAGGCGCCATG GAATACCCTCTTGGATTTGCCGACCCCACGCAGTCTAACGACGTTCTGACCGATTTCGACTTTGATTCATTCCTTCACGACGGCGCCAACGGCGATGACGGTGTGGGCAATTTTGACTTTGGCGGTACAGGTTTTGGTATGGACGACGGGACGAACACGATTGGCACGGCGGATTAG
- a CDS encoding hypothetical protein (EggNog:ENOG503Q4VS) has product MRSFIPLLTLTGLSAAATLRPIRQRQPVFDDLVDTLRGPNSDSQGWIPDPWNDRVSSTTNSAATPTDVPTVDVPVTVPDVTDGGDGDGDDGGDDGGDAGNDGGDGGNDGGDGGENGTDDGTGNGTNTPVALPNIPGGDNGGPVTLPALPGGGNPDGDDDVTITVPDFTGGNPDGDDDDDSTITVPDLTGGDSTDGTDGTGLTDGTDLTDGTDLNDDTDGTADGSVTILPATPVTPIPVITRPINGSIPIRFPAAGQAESCLSDQAAEVIIDAYVRMISKWNDEDAYYLSDNFYDTSDSINSLAGIPLGTVTFPSKEAFIEHQHVMPDNLPLIITHKIVDCAEITLIWTATFAVPHVQAKPVRGIAILKTVGELEDTESEHVKEQNDYIWKIGGLDVEFNNIAYLQNIGGSCEFPTGP; this is encoded by the exons ATGCGCTCCttcatccctctcctcaccctcacagGGTTGTCAGCGGCGGCTACCCTGAGACCTATCAGACAACGCCAACCAGTCTTTGACGACCTGGTAGATACTTTGAGGGGTCCAAACTCCGACTCTCAGGGATGGATCCCCGATCCTTGGAACGACCGGGTTTCCTCCACCACGAACAGTGCGGCCACTCCCACCGACGTCCCTACTGTCGATGTCCCAGTCACGGTTCCAGATGTCACAGACggtggcgacggcgacggcgatgatggcggtgacGACGGTGGTGACGCTGGTAacgacggtggtgatggcggcaatgatggtggtgatggcggtgaaAACGGGACGGACGACGGCACCGGCAATGGAACCAACACCCCAGTTGCTCTGCCTAACATCCCTGGCGGCGACAACGGTGGTCCCGTAACCCTTCCCGCCctccccggcggcggcaaccccgatggtgacgatgatgttACCATCACTGTTCCCGACTTCACCGGCGGCAACCCTGAcggtgacgatgacgatgactCAACCATCACCGTTCCTGATCTTACTGGCGGCGACAGCACTGATGGCACCGACGGTACTGGCCTCACCGATGGCACTGATCTCACTGACGGCACCGACCTGAACGATGACACTGACGGCACCGCTGACGGCTCggtcaccatcctccccgccacccccgtcacccccatccccgtcatCACCCGCCCCATCAACGGCAGCATCCCCATCCGCTTCCCTGCCGCCGGCCAAGCCGAGAGCTGCCTCTCCGACCAAGCCGCCGAGGTCATCATCGACGCCTACGTCCGCATGATCTCCAAGTGGAACGACGAGGACGCCTACTACCTCTCCGACAACTTCTACGACACCTCCGACTCGATCAACTCCCTCGCTGGCATCCCCTTGGGAACCGTTACCTTCCCTAGCAAGGAGGCGTTCATTGAGCACCAGCATGTCATGCCTGATAACCTCCCCTTGATCATCACCCACAAGATTGTTGACTG CGCTGAGATCACCCTAATCTGGACTGCTACTTTTGCCGTGCCCCATGTTCAGGCCAAGCCTGTCAGGGGTATTGCTATTCTCAAGACCGTGGGCGAGTTGGAGGATACCGAGTCGGAGCATGTCAAGGAGCAGAATGACTACATCTGGAAGATTGGGGGGCTCGATGTCGAGTTTAACAACATCGCTTATTTGCAGAATATTGGGGGAAGCTGTGAGTTTCCTACCGGGCCTTAG
- a CDS encoding hypothetical protein (EggNog:ENOG503NYY8; COG:G; CAZy:GT8) — translation MIVTKSPTMGPSISDLFSPRRARVWVAFTLTCALLLFLARQRGAAAEWNAGQQPPPNSVAAPDEQGPKEVREDEVDWSKFAYLQYVTNSHYLCNSVMLFGQLHQHGSKADRVMMYPEGMFNLEVSEAAGRGKGGKRHDIELLNKARDDFNVKLVPVSVQHRATADSTWAESFTKLLAFNQTQYSRVLSLDSDAVLLGSADELFTLPPSPVAMPRAYWLYPEEKKLASHILLVEPSAEEFERVLDATNKGGEDEYDMEILNTLYQDSAMVIPHRRYALLTQVFRWEDGEHAKYLGSDREEWDPIEVFNEAKYLHFSDWPLPKPWLGAAEDLRQRLEPKCRDKDGVESCVERDIWNGIYRDFHERRQRVCGYSIDPPQG, via the exons ATGATTGTAACCAAATCCCCAACCATGGGCCCCAGCATCAGCGACCTGTTTTCTCCTCGGCGGGCGCGGGTTTGGGTCGCCTTCACGCTGACTTGcgccctgctgctgttccttGCGCGCCAGAGGGGGGCGGCAGCGGAATGGAACGCCGGGCAACAGCCACCGCCAAACTCGGTCGCAGCTCCAGACGAACAGGGGCCGAAGGAGGTTCGTGAAGATGAGGTCGACTGGTCCAAGTTCGCCTATCTTCAATACGTAACCAACAGTCACTACCTCTGCAACTCGGTCATGCTCTTCGGGCAGCTGCATCAGCATGGCAGCAAGGCGGATCGTGTGATGATGTACCCGGAGGGGATGTTCAACCTTGAGGTTTCTGAAGCTgcagggagggggaaaggcGGGAAGCGTCATGATATCGAGCTGCTGAACAAGGCGAGGGATGACTTCAACGTCAAGTTGGTACCGGTATCGGTGCAGCATAGAGCCACGGCGGACT CCACATGGGCCGAGTCCTTCACCAAACTTCTGGCCTTCAACCAAACACAGTATTCTAGGGTTCTATCGCTGGACTCGGATGctgtgttgttggggtctGCAGACGAGCTGTTCACCCTTCCGCCGTCTCCAGTCGCGATGCCACGGGCATATTGGCTGTATCCCGAGGAAAAGAAGCTAGCGTCCCATATCCTGCTTGTCGAGCCAAGTGCGGAAGAGTTTGAGAGAGTGTTGGACGCCACAAACAAGGGCGGTGAGGACGAGTATGACATGGAGATCCTCAACACGTTGTACCAGGATAGTGCCATGGTGATCCCACACAGACGGTATGCTCTGCTGACGCAGGTGTTTCgttgggaggatggcgagcaTGCCAAGTACTTGGGGAGTGATCGCGAGGAGTGGGACCCGATCGAGGTGTTTAACGAGGCGAAATACTTGCACTTTTCGGATTGGCCGCTACCAAAGCCATGGCTGGGGGCGGCCGAGGACTTGCGGCAGAGGCTCGAGCCGAAATGTCGCGACAAGGACGGCGTGGAGTCGTGCGTCGAGAGGGACATTTGGAACGGGATCTATCGGGATTTCCATGAGAGACGTCAGCGTGTTTGTGGCTATTCGATCGATCCACCACAGGGGTGA